The sequence TAATGTCATACATTTTATTTGTGTCTAGGATTACACTGAATTTTTGATCACATGCATGACAAACAAAATACTTTCACACGTTATACTTGAATTCAATTGATTGAGagaaatttttatatgaataaacTAAATTCCACTTATGATCAAAAAAGTATGGGACAACTTATTTcttggaagaagaaaaaagtggATCATGTACATGTAGATGCAGAATAATTACACATCTCAATACTATACAGTGACATGATTAATTATATATCTAccatctaatttaatttatagggACAGTCTTACGATTTTTATAAAGTGATTTAGAAAATAATGCTTATGATTTATAGTTGAAATTGAAGATGAATTTTGCACGGCCTAAGCTATTAAATCAACCTCTAAAATCTTGTATTCATgtgattcaaaatatatatatagcgTAATCGTTTGGTTGTCAATAAGTTATTTCATGATAAGTTATCCTGAGGCAAGCTATCGTGAAATAACTTATCTTATCAATAGTGATAAAAATATTAGAACAAGTTATCGCAAACATAACAATCaaacaatatacaaaaaaaaataataaattataccATCACTACTTACTTCATATCtctaaagtaaaaatattgCCTTAGATGATAGTGTGATTTCTCTAGTGAGGATATTACCCTTTGGcccctatattttttttatacattagGTAGTAGAGATTATGTTATAAacataatgataaaatatgtgTACCTAATTGTTTAGACCCCACCCAGCATGgtgagaaagagaaaaaaaggaaagagttGGGGCCCAAGAGATAATGGCTAATCTCATTGATACACCGCAATTTGCTCGGAGCTTGGGAAGATTGACATCCGCATAATTGCTCTCACAAATCATCAACTATAAGTAATTGGTAAAAGTTCAACCCTTAATtatcaacaagaaaaagaaagttatatacctaaattattttgattcGATTCTCTACTAGTATGACGTTAAGATCCAGAGATTTTTAGGTTTTACTGTACACTATTTAATTGCATTAGTGGGACTTTGTTATTTTATAGAAATCTTGGTGGTGATAGTATCTCAACAAATAAATAGGAGTTCtagaatattaaatttaaaaattgagaaaCTAACTAAAAGCAGGTAACGCAAATAAATTGGAACATTATTTTAGCTCTCTCTTCATGACCTAAAATCTCAGTTACACAAGGTGGGTTGTGATTTATGCTCTTATCCCATGATTCAAAACTCAAACCCTTTGTGGAAAAAAGAAGTTGTATTTCTTTTTGCCAAACAAATATTTGAGCTGTTCTGTTTCTGTACGAGTTTGCATTAACTGCGCAACCAGAGTAGCTCACCAATTGTAGTGTTAAATGTCACAAAATTAGTCCAGGCCacaaattttgaagttttcttTAACTGATATTGGACGAAATCATCAAAATTGTCGACCcgaaaatcaaaacataaaaagaaaaatatataaagcaATGGCAAGTTTAAGCAGCGCCGCACATTTTGCAGCTACTATCAACTTCGCCCCATCTTACAGAAAACAGAGTGTTTTGAGTTACAAATCTACACTAATTGTCACTACATACTTGTAATTTGCTTCCTGTATTACAACACATAATACAAACACACAACATCTAATCATGTTCCTTTACCTTCTCCTAATCCACCCCAAAccaaagaaatcatcaaaaacatataataaactGGGGAATTTGGAAGCAATTTTTTTCACGATTTATAATCTCTCGTTAATTTAAGCGCACCCACGAGGAGCAAAGCCTAGGCGATTACCAGCAAGATCAAACACTACCCTGAAACCTTGCTGCTGAATGTTTCCGATAATCGACAATCCACTCATTGTACCGGCAAATGCAAAGCAGAATGTCCCATCACTGTCCACCGGAATCAAGTAATTTGACGCCGGCAATGACACGTCAGCTCCACGGAAATGCATAACCACTGTCGGAACCTTCACTTCCGTTTTCCCTGATAGATCGAAGCATGTATCGAACAATGAGAAATCTGGGGCTCTTTTCAGATCTTTAGCACCCATTCGGAAAGCGTCCCTCAGAGCTACGTAAGCTGGTCGGGTCAATCGGGTCACTGAAGTTCCTGAATCTACTATCACACCACCATCACCAGCGGCGTCTAGCTTGAACAGCGAGGGCCTGATTGCAGGAACCCTAGCGCCGCCGACGCTGAATCCGGTGAGCTCCACGTAGTAGAACGTGTCTAGTTTTGGGTTTTTCACGAGTGGGGTAAACACAGCGGTTCGAGAAACTGCAGATTCGCCGAAGACTAGATAGGATGGTTTAGAGGAAGCGGACCGGTCGACAAGGCAGTAGGAGAATTTTCTGCCGAATCTCCGACCAGCTTGAGTCGGAAATGATAGTCTACCCCGGCCGAGACCCAGTAAACCAGCAGCTCCGACGAATAAACCTTCGTTATCGTGGCCGCATCCAAGGGCCACGTTGTTCACGCGTGTGCCCCTGAAAGTTAACGTTTCAGTTGAAAAATCGCCGACGGTGAAAGAACCGTCTCCGTAAGAAACCTGATAAAGACATTTCTTTCGGTTACAGCTACCAGAATCCAACCGGCGACACAAAGGCGACCCACATGCAACACCAAGGAAGGAAGACGATTTACTCGGGTCAAAAACCGGGTCGGATTGAGTGTAGCACTTTTTACAAGGCGAACACTGGATCCAAACGACGTCACTTCCCGTATCCAACACCATATAAACATACTTAGATGGAGTGCCAACCCCGATTCGCGTGAAATACTCTCCACTCCCCTGAGACAGTCCAGAAACAACAGAACTAGAGAAATCCCTACCACCAGCATGAGGCTTACCTGCACGGCGTCCAAGGGTGGCGTTAGCAGAGGCGAGGTCAGAAATTGCCTTAGCTCTATAGGCATCACGTTGTAGACGGAGCTTAAACAGAGCATGTGGTGTAGCATTGAAGGATGAAGGAGATACTAAGTCTACATGATGCAACTGTAGAGAGAGAGTATTATCCGGATCGAGGTCGGAGCCATCGCCGGAAAGTAGTTGAGCATCGAAATCTAGGGATTGAAGTTGAGTTAGTGGAAGGGAATGTAGAAGTAATGTATGGTATTGAAGAGAAGTGGAAGAGACAGAAATGGCTAAGAGAGAAAGTAAAAGGAAGGAAAGGGAAATAGTTTTtccttccattttttttttttaaaacagaaaAACAGGGGAAGTGAAAGTGGTAAGGGAGGGGTGGGCATTGGGAGTTTAAATAATGGTGACAGAGACGGTGGATATTTGCTCTCTCGTGGGTGTCAACTGTACGTAGCGGTGATGTaccataaataaaatttaaaaaagaaaaggttgTTTGTTGTTTGGAGTTATACTTtggatatttatttaatttatggaGAAAGAAAGTAATACAAATATCTTAAGCTAAAGTCTAAAGACATGCATCTTTCTTCCTGTAAAGTGCATGTGTCTTCCTCTTCTATTTAACACACGtcctctttttaattttttattcacaaataaaaaaatcttttgattttcataatttatattatattaaataaaaatatcagacaaatttaaataagaatgtGTAAAAGATTTTGAGTTAGTATAAATTAGACCATAATAATGAGGTGAGGTACTCCTATAAGATTAGGAGTGCCCCAATTAAATTTGACATTTTACCAATTTAGGAGTCACATATCCTACAAGTACTGACACCTGTGTCTGCCCGTAAACaaaatttcatacttaaaaaataaaattactttagGTAGCCTCAAAAAGTCAGAAGAGTCTATATAGTAGAGTATCAGAGTTAATACCTCATACGCTCAGTCTCACAAAGTcacttaattttcaattttaactcaaaagttattcaattattttttattttcttaaaaagttattttaactttaaaattttaattcaaaagtcACTAAACTATCTTCTTTTCCCTCAAAAAATCACtcaatctatttaattaattttttatattaaatttattgaaattaattatttatataaccaatcaaaattttaaaagataaaaaatatcatttagtAACCCATTcacctaacccgacccattgaaaaatgtaaagtgaatcatattattttttttaattgatcgATTTTGGAGGATGAATTACTAAATCATTTAAAtgctatttttaaaatttttgtttgctatataaacaattaatatctataaattttaattaaaaaaataattattagattgagtgactttccgAGGAAAAAGGggatagttgagtgatttttgaattaaaactcaaagttgagtgactttctgagagaaaaATGCAAatgacttttgagttaaaattgaaagttgagtgactttttaagaaaataatgtatAGTTATATgagatattatataaatatttacgtGGTTAGTTTATATTTACTATGATAATTCGATATgagatattatataaatatttacgtGGTTAGTTTATATTTACTATGATAATTCGATTCATGCCTTACGCataaatcttaatcattcaatTAAGCATAATCAATGGTGGCTTGGGCAGCCATAATAATCTTGCCTATTGTTTCCATTTTCACTAAAGATATTTTTTCTATCTCGtattattttcttgacctccattgaaaattcataaataataaagatatttttattattttaatactcCATCATACCAAAATTAATATTAGAGGAATATTTTTGTTGAAACTTACAATATTTAtgctttcaaaaattaattagttttaagacaaaaaaatattgaataaataaaaatgtccgTCGTCTTTATTTATTCCTTCAAACACTTTAAAAGTTGTACGAGCTAGCTATCAGCTTCTTCCTCCAACATCTCTTATTCATCGTACTTCATCCATCCCTAAATCAGAGGCGGAATCAAAATTTCAATAAGGGGTTTATAATATGTAGAAATAGATAGATGTACAGGGTTTGATAtctataatatatacatataaatttagtTTAACCAtagataaataatataattttccggCGAAGAAGATTTGAATAAACCCTCTTAATGCAATGTAGCTCCGCCCCTGCCCTAAACTGCAAAGagaggtaaaaaaaaatacattttcaagAAAATCGCAGAGCATCAATATAGTCATTAATAAGAGAGACGGATCCACACTATGGAGAGGAAGTGTATGTGCATCTGCTAACTTTCGAAAAAATAATAGGTATATAGGTAtgtctattttaaaaaagttattgaaatTAGGATATAGTTAAAAAGTGCAGCCATGAGAAGCATAGAAGTGCTTTTGTGCTGCTGGTACAAGCCAGAGATATCATCTTTGAGACTAGAGTTTGAATCTCAactaaaactttttttatatgttttatttaagtt comes from Solanum pennellii chromosome 1, SPENNV200 and encodes:
- the LOC107006833 gene encoding aspartyl protease family protein 2; the protein is MEGKTISLSFLLLSLLAISVSSTSLQYHTLLLHSLPLTQLQSLDFDAQLLSGDGSDLDPDNTLSLQLHHVDLVSPSSFNATPHALFKLRLQRDAYRAKAISDLASANATLGRRAGKPHAGGRDFSSSVVSGLSQGSGEYFTRIGVGTPSKYVYMVLDTGSDVVWIQCSPCKKCYTQSDPVFDPSKSSSFLGVACGSPLCRRLDSGSCNRKKCLYQVSYGDGSFTVGDFSTETLTFRGTRVNNVALGCGHDNEGLFVGAAGLLGLGRGRLSFPTQAGRRFGRKFSYCLVDRSASSKPSYLVFGESAVSRTAVFTPLVKNPKLDTFYYVELTGFSVGGARVPAIRPSLFKLDAAGDGGVIVDSGTSVTRLTRPAYVALRDAFRMGAKDLKRAPDFSLFDTCFDLSGKTEVKVPTVVMHFRGADVSLPASNYLIPVDSDGTFCFAFAGTMSGLSIIGNIQQQGFRVVFDLAGNRLGFAPRGCA